A genomic stretch from Solibacillus isronensis includes:
- a CDS encoding amidohydrolase, translated as MKQKLMEMLELRKDEMIQIRRHLHQHPEISFQEEKTAQYILDFYKGKDVEVHSNVGNGYGIIVTIKGGKPGKNIGLRADFDALPITEEADVPFKSVNEGVMHACGHDGHTAYLLVLADCLIELKDEIPGTIKIIHQHAEEVPPGGAKSIVESGLLDDLDNVFGIHLLPMGPAGFVGYNSGFAFNGRAYLKLKIQGRGGHGSSPHLANDAIVAGAHFVTAVQTIISRRLSPFDIGVITIGSFDGKGTFNVIKDSVELEGDIRYMTIETKEKIEVEVKRLVRGLEEEFGVTCELTYENDYPPLYNDPELTAKVAGYLVGANDPIITEVKEVPPMSPSEDFAYYAEKFPSCFFYIGCTPKGVEKPFFNHHPKFDIDEDALLVAAKAVGHVVCGYYEE; from the coding sequence ATGAAACAAAAACTAATGGAGATGCTGGAACTTCGTAAAGATGAAATGATTCAAATCCGGAGACATTTACACCAGCATCCTGAAATATCGTTTCAAGAAGAAAAAACTGCACAGTACATTCTCGACTTTTATAAAGGAAAAGATGTAGAAGTTCATTCAAATGTCGGAAATGGCTACGGAATTATTGTAACGATTAAAGGCGGTAAGCCAGGCAAAAATATCGGGCTTCGCGCAGACTTCGATGCATTGCCAATTACCGAAGAAGCCGATGTTCCATTCAAATCCGTTAATGAAGGGGTCATGCACGCATGTGGCCATGACGGGCATACTGCATATTTACTTGTATTGGCGGACTGTTTAATCGAGTTGAAAGATGAGATACCCGGGACAATTAAAATTATTCACCAACATGCAGAAGAAGTTCCGCCAGGCGGTGCGAAAAGTATCGTAGAGTCAGGGCTGCTCGATGATTTAGATAATGTTTTCGGGATTCACTTGCTGCCAATGGGCCCCGCAGGATTTGTCGGTTATAATTCAGGTTTTGCCTTCAATGGGCGTGCCTACTTAAAACTGAAAATTCAAGGACGAGGCGGACATGGCTCCTCACCACATTTGGCAAACGATGCGATTGTTGCCGGTGCACACTTTGTCACTGCTGTGCAAACAATTATTAGCCGCCGTTTAAGCCCCTTTGATATCGGTGTTATTACAATTGGTTCCTTCGACGGTAAAGGGACATTTAATGTGATTAAAGATAGTGTAGAACTTGAGGGCGATATTCGCTATATGACGATAGAAACGAAGGAAAAAATTGAAGTGGAAGTAAAAAGATTAGTAAGAGGTTTGGAAGAAGAATTCGGTGTCACTTGTGAGTTGACGTATGAAAACGACTATCCGCCATTATACAATGACCCTGAATTAACAGCGAAAGTAGCAGGATATTTAGTAGGGGCGAATGATCCGATTATTACAGAGGTGAAGGAAGTGCCACCAATGTCGCCATCTGAAGACTTTGCTTATTATGCGGAAAAATTCCCGTCTTGTTTCTTCTATATTGGCTGTACACCAAAAGGAGTGGAAAAACCATTCTTCAATCATCACCCGAAATTTGATATCGATG
- a CDS encoding MFS transporter has protein sequence MIMNTYKGTNKMIIGIVFGVITFWLFAQAMVNVVPAVQEDLGISLGTINIAISLSALFSGMFIVAAGGLADKIGRKKIAVIGYWLSILGSLCLVLAQGAVLLIIGRIIIGLSAAFIMPSTIALIKAYFEGADRQRALSYWSIGSWGGSGVASFAGGAIATSLGWRWIFIFSIVFALVGLFLLKDTPESKQESSGKFRFDYVGLGIFIVTMVALNILITYGADFGWTSGISLILMAVTVIGLITFIRVEMKKEVVLIDFAVFKNKAYTGATVSNFLLNAIAGTLVVANTYVQVGRGFNAFQSGLLSLGYLVTVLAMIRVGEKILQRVGAKKPMIWGGIITTVGVALMGLTFLPDVAYTIAVFVGFALFGLGLGIYATPSTDTSVSNAPSDKVGEAAGVYKMASSLGSAFGVAISMTAYGAASANGNLELAATTGIIINVIFGVLSILSVLFLVPKNAGKSVD, from the coding sequence ATTATTATGAACACATACAAAGGTACGAATAAAATGATCATCGGAATTGTATTTGGTGTTATTACATTCTGGTTATTTGCTCAAGCAATGGTAAACGTTGTACCAGCTGTTCAAGAGGATTTAGGCATTTCGCTTGGTACGATTAATATAGCGATTAGTTTATCGGCATTATTCTCAGGAATGTTTATCGTAGCGGCAGGTGGTCTTGCTGACAAAATAGGTCGTAAAAAAATAGCGGTCATCGGTTATTGGCTAAGTATTCTTGGTTCACTCTGTTTAGTATTGGCGCAAGGTGCTGTTTTATTAATAATCGGCCGAATTATTATCGGTCTTTCAGCTGCATTCATTATGCCATCTACAATTGCTTTAATCAAAGCATACTTTGAAGGCGCGGACCGTCAAAGAGCATTAAGCTACTGGTCAATTGGTTCATGGGGAGGTTCCGGTGTTGCATCATTTGCAGGTGGTGCCATTGCGACTTCATTAGGATGGAGATGGATTTTCATCTTCTCGATTGTATTCGCTCTAGTTGGTCTGTTTTTATTAAAAGACACACCTGAAAGTAAACAGGAGTCTTCAGGAAAATTCCGTTTTGACTACGTCGGTCTAGGCATTTTTATTGTCACAATGGTTGCATTAAATATTTTAATTACGTATGGTGCAGACTTTGGTTGGACAAGCGGCATTTCCTTAATTTTAATGGCAGTAACAGTAATTGGATTAATTACATTCATTCGAGTAGAGATGAAAAAAGAAGTTGTACTAATCGACTTTGCGGTATTTAAAAATAAAGCCTATACAGGTGCAACGGTATCGAACTTTTTACTTAATGCAATAGCGGGTACATTAGTAGTAGCCAATACGTACGTGCAGGTAGGACGTGGATTTAATGCTTTCCAATCAGGCTTACTTTCCCTTGGCTATTTAGTGACGGTACTGGCAATGATCCGTGTAGGGGAGAAAATACTTCAACGTGTTGGTGCTAAAAAACCGATGATTTGGGGTGGAATAATTACTACGGTCGGTGTTGCATTAATGGGATTAACATTCTTGCCGGATGTAGCGTATACAATCGCGGTATTCGTAGGATTTGCTTTATTCGGTCTTGGCTTAGGTATTTATGCAACACCTTCGACAGATACATCTGTATCCAATGCACCTTCTGACAAAGTTGGGGAGGCGGCAGGTGTATATAAAATGGCAAGTTCTTTAGGTAGTGCGTTCGGTGTAGCCATTTCCATGACAGCTTACGGCGCGGCATCTGCAAACGGTAACCTGGAACTGGCCGCAACAACAGGGATCATCATTAACGTCATATTCGGTGTCCTTTCCATCTTATCAGTTTTATTCCTAGTTCCAAAAAACGCGGGGAAATCAGTCGATTAA
- a CDS encoding helix-turn-helix domain-containing protein, protein MSNQLSEFQISLKEIHYLSPKVNQGLELIFVVEGQITVETDSHFYELNELDLLVINRNELFQIKGNPDNYVLSLTISDAFIDRFYKNYRDNRFECYSKEVHMGREKMLNNLRKWLIKLIISYYRQDESHQIEFQKYLCDILLTLIRGFKKKGSSSEKLDTNDQRLTQIIDYMERNYDQPITLEEMARKSYLSTAYLSRYFKQKMNMGFSRYLMTIRLKHSVKDLLYTNDTVSQISMNNGFPNTKSFTTLFKENYGMTPHVYREKHPVEKKDSFKEYPLEDAEQPVHSPEILGKLGVILNTLDQSYKNTQSKFEELSLDITAPGNIPISRPKHMVIAHELKELQKENIRAQILMAKREIGVDFVGISNLLKGEAISAEIETDEIIPTSSQYFKTDIALEFLKQQNLALFVRIDYQELSMDEENYLRKLEHFLKHCLQLYGGSYLSAWHFLFYEPYNTIVAADELKRVYFRLYHLIKGIVPDIHVGMFLPFSFEKEKTSEAHIWLLKEAEFVDFIGYHSNQNDVVDFKELNDDRFFLTKDYLKEKTEKIKAYLKKNGIKKPLHVISWNTLSGNTRLTNGRFFRAALVLENMLDISDEVESVGFWINTVVHESESDGQRIRIEGLELFHYFDGKRPAYFSLMFAKRLNGKIVAQGPDYMMTKNERGYQLVLMNSKTVNPYYLIEETFLQMFNKDLFVKIKGMEPGEYQVRKYTFDREHGALYTNWIDLNSRYGLDMEVIDYINRSSYPQLEIFDEKIMSDWSFYSYLTVNAIHFFDIRKAVL, encoded by the coding sequence ATGAGTAACCAGCTATCTGAATTTCAAATTTCCTTAAAGGAGATTCATTATTTATCACCAAAAGTAAATCAGGGGCTTGAGTTAATATTTGTTGTTGAAGGGCAGATTACTGTCGAGACAGATAGCCATTTTTATGAATTAAATGAACTTGATTTATTGGTTATTAATCGGAACGAACTCTTTCAGATAAAGGGAAATCCTGATAATTATGTGCTCAGTCTAACAATTTCGGATGCATTTATCGACCGATTTTATAAAAATTACCGTGATAATCGCTTTGAATGCTACTCAAAGGAAGTGCATATGGGGCGCGAAAAAATGCTTAATAATCTTCGTAAGTGGCTTATTAAGTTAATTATTTCCTATTATCGTCAAGATGAAAGCCACCAAATTGAGTTTCAAAAATATTTATGTGATATCTTGCTTACGCTCATTCGCGGCTTTAAGAAAAAAGGGAGCTCCTCAGAAAAATTGGATACAAATGATCAGCGGCTTACGCAAATTATCGATTACATGGAAAGAAATTATGATCAGCCGATTACGTTGGAGGAAATGGCCCGAAAATCCTATTTGTCGACAGCTTATTTATCCCGTTATTTTAAACAAAAGATGAATATGGGGTTCAGTCGTTATTTAATGACAATCCGTCTAAAGCATAGTGTAAAAGATTTGCTCTATACGAATGATACGGTATCACAAATCTCGATGAATAATGGATTTCCCAACACGAAATCATTTACGACCCTTTTTAAAGAAAACTATGGGATGACACCGCATGTCTATCGGGAGAAACATCCTGTAGAGAAGAAGGATTCATTTAAAGAGTACCCGCTGGAAGATGCGGAACAGCCAGTACATTCACCTGAAATTTTAGGCAAGTTAGGGGTTATTTTAAATACACTTGATCAATCGTATAAAAATACACAATCGAAATTTGAAGAATTGTCATTGGATATAACAGCACCTGGCAATATTCCTATTTCAAGGCCCAAACATATGGTTATTGCGCATGAGTTGAAGGAATTACAAAAGGAAAATATCCGTGCACAAATTTTAATGGCGAAAAGAGAAATTGGGGTAGATTTTGTAGGAATCAGTAATTTACTAAAGGGAGAAGCGATTTCAGCTGAGATTGAAACAGATGAAATCATCCCGACAAGTTCACAATATTTTAAAACCGATATTGCCCTGGAATTTTTAAAGCAGCAAAACTTGGCACTTTTCGTAAGAATTGATTATCAGGAATTATCGATGGATGAAGAAAATTATCTCAGAAAGCTGGAGCATTTTTTGAAGCATTGTCTGCAATTATATGGTGGTTCCTATTTAAGCGCCTGGCATTTTCTCTTTTATGAACCATACAATACTATCGTGGCAGCAGATGAGCTAAAACGGGTTTATTTTAGGTTATATCATTTGATAAAAGGCATTGTACCGGATATTCATGTCGGTATGTTTTTACCTTTTTCCTTTGAAAAGGAGAAGACAAGCGAAGCGCATATATGGCTGTTAAAAGAGGCGGAATTTGTAGATTTTATAGGGTATCATTCGAATCAAAATGATGTTGTAGATTTTAAAGAGTTGAACGATGACCGCTTTTTCCTGACAAAAGATTATTTAAAAGAAAAAACAGAAAAAATAAAAGCTTATTTAAAGAAGAATGGAATTAAAAAGCCGCTTCATGTCATTTCATGGAATACTCTTTCCGGAAATACACGCCTGACAAACGGCCGCTTTTTCCGCGCAGCATTAGTATTGGAAAATATGCTGGACATATCAGATGAGGTGGAATCAGTAGGTTTTTGGATTAATACGGTTGTACATGAAAGTGAGAGTGACGGCCAACGTATCCGGATTGAAGGGCTAGAACTTTTCCATTATTTTGATGGAAAAAGACCGGCATATTTTTCGTTAATGTTTGCAAAAAGGCTAAACGGTAAGATTGTTGCCCAAGGACCTGATTACATGATGACAAAAAATGAACGTGGGTATCAGTTAGTGCTCATGAACAGTAAAACCGTGAATCCTTATTATTTAATTGAGGAAACGTTTTTGCAAATGTTCAATAAGGACTTATTTGTGAAAATTAAAGGAATGGAGCCTGGCGAATATCAAGTGCGAAAATACACGTTTGACCGTGAGCATGGCGCACTTTATACAAATTGGATTGATTTGAATAGCCGCTATGGATTGGATATGGAAGTCATTGATTATATTAACAGGTCAAGCTATCCTCAACTTGAAATTTTTGATGAAAAAATTATGAGTGATTGGTCTTTTTATTCATACTTAACGGTGAATGCCATTCATTTTTTTGATATAAGAAAAGCTGTTTTATAA
- a CDS encoding LysR family transcriptional regulator: protein MELKDLEIFQLVAEMGTVTEVAKELNYVQSNITSRIQKLEVELNTPLFNRHRRGMTLTPEGKNLLSYSKKILLLTEEMKRAVLNKNEPIGKLEIGTVETVYHLPNILTSYMKSYQSVDLSLITGVTEKLEQKVLDYKLDGAFITASNVHPDLESYEVFDEELVLISNSPHLKLGELEGIPFLCFRKGCGYRARLETWYQDQNISPQKVMEFGTLETIIRSVSMGLGVSFVPKSAVAHLEQSGTIYCHSLPSEYSKVKTVFIRRADSYLTATIEKFIETIQHNRQIV, encoded by the coding sequence GTGGAATTAAAAGATTTGGAAATTTTCCAACTTGTTGCCGAGATGGGAACAGTTACGGAAGTAGCGAAAGAATTAAATTATGTCCAATCGAATATTACATCAAGAATACAAAAACTTGAAGTAGAATTGAACACGCCATTATTTAACCGACATAGACGAGGGATGACTTTGACACCTGAAGGAAAAAATTTGTTATCTTATAGTAAGAAAATATTGCTATTAACGGAGGAAATGAAAAGAGCCGTTCTTAATAAAAATGAACCAATCGGAAAGCTTGAAATAGGTACGGTTGAAACGGTCTACCATTTACCGAATATATTAACTTCTTATATGAAAAGTTATCAAAGTGTCGATTTGTCATTAATAACAGGAGTAACAGAAAAACTAGAACAAAAGGTACTCGATTATAAACTTGATGGGGCATTTATTACCGCGTCGAATGTTCATCCGGATCTTGAGTCATATGAAGTATTTGATGAAGAGCTTGTATTAATTTCAAACTCACCTCATCTGAAGTTGGGAGAATTAGAAGGCATCCCGTTCCTATGTTTCAGAAAAGGCTGCGGATACCGGGCACGTCTGGAAACATGGTACCAGGATCAAAATATCAGTCCTCAAAAAGTGATGGAGTTTGGTACACTGGAAACGATTATACGCAGTGTTTCAATGGGACTAGGAGTTTCATTTGTCCCAAAGTCAGCTGTTGCACATCTGGAGCAGAGCGGGACTATTTATTGTCACTCATTGCCAAGTGAGTATAGTAAAGTAAAGACAGTCTTTATTAGGAGAGCGGATTCCTATTTGACGGCAACGATTGAAAAGTTTATTGAAACAATTCAACATAATAGACAAATCGTATAA
- a CDS encoding DMT family transporter, producing MKNSVLIGSILCFIAAVSWGAMFPVAHDAFKHIDPFYFTVFRYGAVTIILIALLLWKEGKRAFRMEGKGLQLWFFGTMAFTVYNLLIFWGEDLLGQSGVMTASIMESLMPMISIVISWMIFKHRPSLFTLICVLLSFIGAVLVITKGDLQAFLGTTGQFIPSLLIFIAVVGWVIYTMGANEFSHWSALRYSTLSCLFGTVTALFVTLGATMFGAIPVPAVNNVVAVGPHLLFMIIFPGVIALLGWNIGVSYLSPLNALLFINFVPVTTLFISIVQGNTVTVFDIVGTVLIIIALLSNNMYLRMRDKKRASHSVRSTWSEGVS from the coding sequence TTGAAAAATAGTGTTCTAATCGGTTCTATTCTATGTTTTATAGCTGCAGTATCATGGGGGGCAATGTTTCCGGTAGCCCATGATGCATTTAAACATATAGATCCATTCTACTTCACCGTTTTTAGATATGGCGCAGTGACGATTATTTTAATTGCACTGCTGTTATGGAAGGAAGGGAAGAGAGCTTTCCGTATGGAAGGAAAAGGCCTGCAGCTTTGGTTTTTCGGTACGATGGCCTTTACTGTTTATAATTTGCTTATTTTCTGGGGCGAGGATTTGCTTGGCCAATCCGGTGTTATGACGGCCTCTATAATGGAATCACTGATGCCGATGATTTCGATTGTAATCTCGTGGATGATTTTTAAGCACCGTCCATCCCTGTTTACATTAATCTGTGTATTGCTATCATTTATCGGGGCGGTATTAGTAATTACAAAAGGCGATCTTCAAGCATTTTTAGGCACGACGGGTCAGTTTATCCCGTCACTGTTAATCTTTATTGCTGTTGTTGGCTGGGTTATTTATACAATGGGGGCAAATGAATTCAGTCATTGGTCTGCTTTGCGCTATTCTACATTAAGCTGTTTATTTGGAACGGTTACCGCATTGTTCGTTACTTTAGGTGCAACAATGTTTGGTGCTATACCGGTGCCGGCTGTAAATAATGTGGTCGCAGTAGGTCCCCACTTACTGTTTATGATTATTTTCCCTGGTGTCATTGCTTTATTGGGCTGGAACATTGGCGTTAGCTACTTATCCCCTTTAAACGCATTACTGTTCATCAATTTCGTTCCTGTTACGACATTGTTCATTTCCATTGTTCAGGGGAATACGGTAACAGTATTCGATATTGTTGGAACAGTGTTGATTATCATCGCACTTTTATCTAACAATATGTATTTAAGAATGCGTGACAAGAAAAGGGCCAGTCATTCGGTGCGTTCTACATGGAGTGAAGGGGTTTCTTAA
- a CDS encoding S-layer homology domain-containing protein, translating into MKKTIISLSIALGLMFTAGINVNAATVHYKDVKESDNFYPSVQYLLDQKAISRTLPYFRPYENITRGQVASILAKVLDDRLKEIEYTEWYSGANFIDVPKTDQFYPYINKLDWNGIMRGYYVNNSSSSTRAFGINQSLTRGQFAGVIIKAFEIPLIQLQNYKESGASPSDIFNGNDFTYPWGQEIATLQTIGILSGYEDGNFKPSTPIKRSQFANMLVKAANGELYFFNQNNLLNDLERLGISKDTAMEKIKTLTNNTTVKYLASYRDVRYLNAVTMAAVIYKEGDILFEDINVKMTVSKDANGKWQLNVEKIN; encoded by the coding sequence GTGAAAAAAACGATTATCTCCCTTAGTATTGCACTAGGATTGATGTTTACTGCCGGGATAAACGTCAATGCTGCGACTGTTCACTACAAAGACGTCAAAGAATCGGACAACTTTTATCCCTCTGTTCAGTATTTATTAGACCAAAAAGCAATTAGCCGGACATTGCCTTATTTTAGACCATATGAAAATATTACGCGTGGCCAAGTGGCAAGTATACTTGCAAAAGTATTGGATGACCGCTTAAAAGAGATTGAGTATACGGAATGGTATAGTGGTGCGAACTTTATTGATGTGCCAAAAACAGATCAATTTTATCCTTACATTAATAAGTTGGACTGGAACGGGATTATGCGCGGGTATTATGTGAATAATTCATCTTCCTCTACGAGAGCGTTCGGTATTAACCAGTCCTTAACGCGCGGACAATTTGCCGGCGTCATTATAAAAGCATTTGAAATCCCTTTAATTCAATTGCAAAATTACAAAGAAAGCGGCGCTTCTCCATCTGATATATTTAACGGAAATGACTTTACGTATCCTTGGGGACAGGAAATTGCGACACTTCAAACAATTGGAATTTTAAGCGGTTACGAGGATGGAAATTTCAAACCAAGTACACCGATTAAACGCTCCCAGTTTGCAAATATGCTTGTGAAAGCTGCAAATGGCGAACTGTATTTCTTTAACCAAAATAACCTGCTCAATGACCTTGAACGTCTAGGTATTTCTAAAGATACCGCAATGGAAAAAATCAAAACACTAACAAATAATACAACTGTTAAATATTTAGCTTCCTATAGAGATGTACGATATTTAAATGCTGTGACTATGGCAGCGGTGATCTATAAAGAAGGAGATATATTGTTCGAAGATATCAACGTGAAAATGACTGTTTCAAAAGATGCTAACGGAAAGTGGCAGTTGAATGTTGAGAAGATCAATTAA
- the psiE gene encoding phosphate-starvation-inducible protein PsiE, with the protein MKFLSKPKPYKEIIPKVLQVILNIGLSVLALALCVMLIIEMVELLKFIFNGERHEYKYFLAKILVFFLYFEFITMIVKYFKEDYHFPLRYFMYIGITAMLRLIIVEHDSAIDTLIFAGVILILIISYYIINITPRERPNRKI; encoded by the coding sequence ATGAAGTTTTTATCCAAACCTAAGCCTTATAAAGAAATCATTCCAAAAGTGCTGCAAGTGATTTTGAATATTGGTTTATCAGTACTGGCGTTGGCTCTTTGTGTCATGCTCATCATCGAAATGGTCGAGCTTTTAAAGTTCATATTTAACGGGGAAAGGCATGAATACAAATACTTTTTGGCAAAAATTTTAGTATTCTTCCTGTATTTCGAGTTTATCACGATGATTGTGAAGTATTTTAAAGAAGATTATCATTTCCCGCTTCGTTATTTTATGTATATCGGGATTACGGCAATGCTCCGACTTATTATTGTCGAACATGACTCCGCAATAGACACACTCATTTTTGCAGGGGTAATCCTAATTTTGATTATTAGTTACTATATTATCAATATTACACCGAGAGAGAGACCGAATAGAAAAATCTAA
- a CDS encoding LysR family transcriptional regulator, giving the protein MNLHTLRIFTNVAKLGSITEAAKFLHISQPAVTVQIRKLEREIGVKLIEGKGRGIQLTFEGEFLYEQGLRLFHLEEQIDEKFKNFLEKKENIKIASSYISTNYILPPIIAGYKTENPNIDMYVSLGNVQSVERLVLDYKVDFGFVVQSNIGHEDLNFEKIMDIPFWFVVHPKHPLANKLVSIFELSEHDFIYRERGSSTLDLMEAIFYTHNCPLPRFGLQIEGVLESIKVVEAGYGMAIAPACSVKEKLSQGSIARVFVDQVEISQSLFSCTRKVDKMEHPFIQYLKKNLSNLEV; this is encoded by the coding sequence ATGAATTTACATACGCTACGAATTTTCACAAATGTTGCAAAGCTGGGCAGTATAACTGAAGCAGCAAAATTCCTTCATATCAGTCAGCCTGCTGTTACTGTCCAAATACGCAAACTTGAAAGAGAAATCGGAGTTAAACTTATAGAAGGAAAAGGTAGAGGGATTCAGCTCACATTTGAAGGCGAATTTCTTTATGAGCAAGGGTTACGGTTATTTCATCTGGAAGAACAGATTGATGAAAAGTTTAAAAACTTTTTGGAAAAAAAGGAGAACATAAAAATCGCTTCGTCCTATATTTCAACGAATTATATTTTGCCGCCAATCATTGCAGGCTATAAAACGGAAAACCCGAATATCGATATGTATGTATCATTAGGGAATGTTCAATCTGTTGAGCGTCTTGTCCTCGATTATAAAGTTGATTTTGGATTTGTTGTACAAAGCAATATAGGACATGAAGATTTAAACTTTGAAAAAATAATGGATATCCCTTTTTGGTTTGTTGTCCATCCAAAGCATCCTTTAGCAAATAAATTAGTATCGATTTTCGAACTAAGTGAGCATGATTTTATATATAGGGAACGAGGCAGTTCAACGCTGGACTTGATGGAGGCTATTTTTTATACGCATAATTGCCCGTTACCAAGGTTCGGCTTACAAATAGAAGGTGTACTGGAATCGATTAAAGTTGTTGAAGCGGGGTATGGAATGGCTATTGCCCCAGCATGCAGTGTAAAGGAAAAGTTATCGCAAGGCAGCATTGCACGCGTCTTTGTAGATCAGGTGGAAATCAGCCAGAGCCTATTCAGTTGTACAAGAAAAGTGGATAAGATGGAGCATCCATTTATTCAATATTTGAAAAAGAACTTAAGCAATTTAGAAGTTTAA
- a CDS encoding sulfite exporter TauE/SafE family protein has product MENLFIEWLTVDGLILFAIGILASIVGVMFGAAGFVLLPSLLLVGIPIHATVAINKFATGISSFSTVIVLTRKKRVPLKKMIPFMLISAIGGISGAFLATRLAEHTMNIVACTVLIVMFFFVIKRKKKEVVNEQQDLEKKTNLIVPFFISIYDGGLGTGSALLNITYFLKKQVGYVMAAEMTRFLMFASCTTAFLFYLFYGIVNWGVAVPVAVGSIVGSHIGLKIIPYLKGKWVEILLPIIFFLLIIQVISDLLF; this is encoded by the coding sequence TTGGAGAACTTATTTATAGAGTGGCTAACAGTAGATGGGCTCATTTTATTTGCAATCGGCATACTTGCTTCCATTGTAGGGGTCATGTTTGGAGCTGCAGGATTCGTATTGCTTCCTTCCTTATTGTTAGTCGGCATACCCATTCATGCGACTGTCGCAATTAATAAATTTGCAACAGGTATATCTTCATTTTCGACCGTCATTGTTTTGACGAGGAAAAAAAGAGTACCACTGAAAAAAATGATTCCTTTTATGCTGATTTCTGCAATTGGCGGTATAAGCGGGGCGTTTTTAGCAACAAGATTAGCGGAACATACGATGAATATTGTTGCTTGTACGGTGTTGATCGTGATGTTCTTTTTCGTTATTAAACGCAAGAAAAAGGAAGTTGTAAATGAACAGCAGGACCTCGAAAAGAAAACTAATTTAATCGTGCCTTTTTTTATTAGTATTTATGATGGCGGACTAGGAACAGGGTCTGCACTGCTAAACATTACATATTTTCTGAAGAAACAAGTCGGCTATGTAATGGCGGCAGAGATGACACGTTTTTTAATGTTTGCAAGCTGTACGACTGCTTTTTTATTCTACTTATTTTATGGCATTGTTAATTGGGGAGTGGCCGTTCCGGTAGCTGTCGGATCGATTGTCGGCTCACATATCGGTCTGAAAATCATTCCTTATTTAAAAGGGAAATGGGTTGAGATTCTGCTGCCGATTATATTTTTCCTTTTAATTATCCAGGTTATTTCGGATTTACTGTTTTAA